The Pricia mediterranea genome includes a window with the following:
- a CDS encoding NAD-dependent epimerase, whose translation MNILVTGAAGFIGYHLCEALLKRDFTVIGLDNINDYYSVDLKYDRLKQLGISRKDAEVFNEICSGTLHGDKFTFVRMNLEDREALPRLFEQENIDVVCNLAAQAGVRYSLENPETYIDSNIVGFLNLLECCRNYKIKHLVYASSSSVYGLNKKIPFSTEDNVDHPISLYAASKKSNELMAHTYSHLFDIPTTGLRFFTVYGPWGRPDMAIFLFTDAIMNDRPIKVFNHGKMQRDFTYIDDIVEGVARIIEKPVPDRKLYEIYNIGNNNTVQLSDFIEAIEKHVGKKAEKEMLPMQPGDVERTWADVDDLIDDYDYRPDTPVYEGVGKFVKWYKAYFKNIRSA comes from the coding sequence ATGAACATACTAGTAACAGGCGCTGCAGGCTTTATCGGATACCATTTATGCGAAGCGCTTTTAAAGCGGGATTTTACGGTAATCGGTTTGGACAACATAAACGATTATTACAGCGTTGACCTAAAATACGATCGGCTAAAACAGTTGGGCATTTCCCGAAAGGATGCGGAGGTCTTCAACGAAATCTGTTCGGGAACTTTGCATGGGGATAAATTCACTTTTGTCCGGATGAACTTGGAAGATCGGGAGGCCCTCCCCCGATTGTTCGAACAGGAAAACATCGATGTGGTCTGCAACCTCGCAGCACAGGCCGGGGTACGATATAGCTTGGAAAATCCGGAGACGTATATTGACAGTAATATCGTCGGGTTTTTAAATCTGTTGGAATGCTGTCGAAACTATAAAATAAAACATCTGGTCTATGCCAGTAGCTCGAGCGTTTACGGCTTGAACAAAAAGATTCCCTTTTCCACCGAAGACAATGTGGACCACCCCATCAGCCTATATGCCGCCAGCAAGAAAAGCAACGAGCTTATGGCCCATACCTACAGCCATCTTTTCGATATTCCCACAACGGGACTCCGATTTTTCACGGTGTACGGTCCCTGGGGCCGTCCCGATATGGCCATCTTTCTATTTACCGATGCCATTATGAACGACCGCCCCATCAAGGTATTCAACCACGGCAAGATGCAGCGGGACTTCACCTATATCGATGATATCGTCGAGGGCGTCGCCCGTATTATCGAAAAGCCCGTCCCCGACCGGAAGTTGTACGAAATTTATAACATAGGCAACAACAACACCGTACAGCTGTCCGACTTTATCGAAGCCATCGAAAAACACGTGGGCAAAAAAGCGGAAAAGGAGATGTTACCCATGCAGCCCGGCGATGTCGAGCGGACCTGGGCGGATGTCGATGACCTTATTGATGATTATGATTATCGGCCCGATACACCGGTATATGAGGGGGTCGGCAAGTTTGTGAAATGGTATAAGGCCTATTTTAAAAACATTCGGTCCGCTTAG
- a CDS encoding polysaccharide biosynthesis/export family protein, translating into MKNILKARVSVGLKRSAVPVLTLCALLMTSCATKEDVVYFQNTGDFETLVDKNSITPKFKVDDVLSIYVSTLDNVASAPFNLLRGTSEGGFRPEQVDYLIDKDGEIDFPVIGKIKVAGLSSEELRVLLRDRLSEYLKDPIINIRLRNFTVTVLGEVNRPGTYPVDGERITIMEALGMASDLTIKGKRENVMVIRDFDGTKVYHRINLKRKEAMSSPVYYLTQNDIVYVEPNKSAITASALDNRATIAISVASLLITSSVLLITRTK; encoded by the coding sequence ATGAAAAACATTCTCAAAGCACGTGTATCGGTTGGTCTGAAAAGAAGTGCGGTTCCCGTATTGACACTTTGCGCGCTATTGATGACCTCTTGCGCCACAAAAGAAGATGTGGTCTATTTTCAGAATACCGGTGACTTTGAGACCCTGGTCGATAAAAATAGCATTACCCCTAAATTTAAGGTCGATGATGTGCTGAGCATCTATGTCTCTACCTTGGATAACGTGGCCAGTGCGCCTTTTAATCTGCTTAGAGGTACATCTGAGGGCGGCTTTCGGCCCGAACAGGTCGATTATCTGATCGATAAAGACGGGGAAATCGATTTTCCCGTAATCGGCAAAATAAAGGTAGCCGGACTTTCTTCGGAAGAACTAAGGGTCTTGCTTCGGGACCGACTCTCGGAATACCTTAAAGATCCCATTATCAATATCCGTCTCCGAAACTTTACGGTCACCGTATTGGGTGAAGTAAACCGTCCGGGAACTTACCCTGTGGACGGCGAACGTATCACGATCATGGAAGCCTTGGGTATGGCCAGCGACCTGACCATTAAAGGTAAGCGGGAAAATGTGATGGTCATACGTGATTTTGATGGTACCAAGGTCTATCACCGTATCAACCTAAAGCGTAAGGAAGCTATGAGTTCCCCGGTCTATTACCTGACCCAAAACGATATTGTCTATGTGGAGCCGAACAAATCCGCCATAACGGCATCGGCGCTGGATAATCGGGCGACCATCGCAATTTCTGTTGCCTCTTTGCTAATCACTTCGTCCGTGCTGTTGATTACCAGAACGAAGTAA
- a CDS encoding GumC family protein translates to MSTTSQTNTVSNSDNLKEIITRYTTHWKWFVLCVIFAIGLAYIYIRYSIPKYAVQTQIQILEDKSSGSELDVFQDLKFLGGGKNKVEDELQIVNSRSNFIEVVKKLNLNTKVMVQGNIIETELYTNPPINLNFISADSIVNKAKFEFFITISSSTTFGYTEEEDKPVKAYAFGNTIPTPVGDIVITPNVGVFESYKGKKLRVSVNPIEDVAQAYRTRVKVSNPGEFSNIVNLTLEDAIPEKARNILNTLISTYNKNAVEDKQEIADRTSNFINERIADISTDLSSVDQSAQDFKMEEGVTDIQAEANVNLNVGVANQQELANARNQLNMASSMQDLVENQDSYEVLPTNIGLSDPTIASTTDRYNQLVQERQKLLKSSNEKNPVIVNLDEQIASLKRSMQQSLSNSVNTLGMTVNSLSNQQARFQSKIYSSPAKERALRDITRQQQTTESLYLYLLQKREEAQITAASSSAKSKVIDPAFMVSKNPVSPKTNLVYLASFILGLLVPFSIMYAYDLLDNKIHNMHSLEKLVQNVPVLGELPKLGKKDNKFIIKEDRSVLAESLRIIRTNLDYLIKAKQDKPGKSNIVYVTSSVPGEGKTFLSTNLSMILASTNKKVLLVGADIRNPKLYTFFTGSNVDKMAKPSRNKDAGLTEFLYDSTLEVRDVINPMLIHHNTVDVIYSGRIPPNPAELLMSGRIKELFEQVSEIYDYVIVDTAPLMVVTDTLLISDYADSLIYVTRAGVTENKAVNYPIKLQEENKIKGLSFVVNDVEISNLGYGGKYGYGYGKTQKKWWKF, encoded by the coding sequence ATGAGTACTACCTCTCAAACGAATACCGTAAGCAATTCAGATAATCTTAAGGAAATTATCACCAGATATACAACGCACTGGAAGTGGTTTGTACTCTGTGTGATTTTTGCCATAGGTCTGGCCTATATTTATATTCGATACTCCATCCCAAAATATGCGGTGCAGACCCAGATCCAAATTTTAGAAGATAAATCTTCGGGTTCCGAACTCGATGTGTTCCAAGATCTTAAATTTTTGGGAGGGGGAAAGAACAAGGTCGAAGATGAATTGCAAATAGTCAACTCCCGTTCCAATTTTATCGAAGTGGTCAAGAAGCTGAACTTGAACACGAAGGTAATGGTGCAAGGGAATATCATTGAAACGGAACTCTATACAAATCCACCGATAAACCTGAATTTTATTTCGGCGGATTCGATCGTGAACAAGGCAAAATTCGAGTTTTTCATAACCATTTCCTCCTCTACGACCTTTGGTTATACCGAAGAGGAAGATAAACCGGTAAAGGCCTACGCATTTGGGAATACCATTCCCACCCCTGTCGGCGATATTGTTATTACCCCCAATGTTGGAGTTTTCGAGAGTTATAAGGGTAAGAAATTAAGGGTCTCGGTCAACCCTATCGAAGATGTGGCACAGGCCTATCGTACTAGGGTAAAGGTTTCCAACCCCGGGGAGTTTTCGAACATCGTCAACCTCACCCTCGAAGATGCGATACCTGAGAAAGCAAGAAATATTCTTAACACCCTGATAAGTACTTACAACAAAAATGCCGTTGAAGATAAACAGGAGATCGCTGACCGTACCTCCAACTTTATCAATGAACGGATTGCCGATATTTCAACGGATCTTTCGAGCGTTGACCAATCCGCCCAGGACTTTAAAATGGAAGAAGGGGTTACCGATATTCAAGCAGAGGCGAACGTCAATTTGAACGTAGGCGTGGCCAATCAGCAAGAACTGGCCAACGCCAGAAATCAGCTCAACATGGCCTCATCGATGCAAGACCTTGTCGAAAACCAAGATAGTTACGAGGTTTTGCCGACGAACATTGGCTTATCCGACCCCACCATCGCCAGTACGACGGACAGGTATAACCAATTGGTACAGGAGCGACAGAAGCTCTTGAAGAGCTCAAATGAAAAGAACCCGGTTATCGTAAACCTCGATGAACAGATCGCAAGCCTAAAGCGGAGCATGCAACAGAGTTTGAGCAATAGTGTCAATACCTTGGGAATGACGGTGAATTCCTTGAGCAACCAACAGGCCCGGTTCCAATCAAAAATCTATTCCTCCCCGGCCAAAGAGCGCGCACTAAGGGATATCACCCGACAGCAACAGACCACTGAATCGTTATATCTTTATTTGCTGCAAAAACGGGAGGAAGCCCAAATTACGGCCGCTTCCAGTTCCGCAAAATCCAAGGTCATCGATCCGGCCTTTATGGTGAGCAAAAATCCCGTATCCCCGAAAACAAACTTGGTTTATCTGGCATCTTTTATCTTAGGACTGTTAGTTCCCTTCTCGATTATGTATGCCTACGACCTGCTCGACAATAAGATTCACAACATGCACTCCCTCGAAAAACTGGTGCAGAACGTACCGGTACTCGGGGAGCTTCCTAAATTAGGGAAGAAAGACAACAAGTTCATTATCAAGGAAGATCGTTCGGTATTGGCGGAATCCCTGCGTATCATCCGAACCAACCTGGATTACCTGATCAAGGCAAAACAAGATAAACCGGGCAAAAGCAATATTGTGTACGTTACTTCGAGCGTCCCCGGCGAAGGGAAGACCTTTTTGTCCACCAATCTATCGATGATCTTGGCGAGTACCAACAAAAAGGTGCTGTTGGTCGGAGCCGACATCCGGAATCCGAAGCTCTATACTTTCTTCACGGGAAGCAATGTCGATAAAATGGCCAAACCGAGTCGGAACAAAGATGCCGGCCTTACTGAATTTCTTTACGACAGTACCTTAGAAGTGAGGGATGTCATAAACCCTATGTTGATCCATCACAATACGGTCGATGTCATCTACTCTGGTAGAATCCCGCCCAACCCCGCCGAACTGTTGATGAGCGGACGTATCAAAGAGCTGTTCGAGCAGGTCTCGGAAATCTATGATTACGTAATCGTCGATACCGCGCCGTTAATGGTGGTTACCGATACCCTGCTAATCAGCGATTACGCCGATTCGTTGATCTACGTGACAAGGGCCGGAGTCACCGAAAACAAGGCGGTGAACTATCCCATAAAATTGCAGGAGGAGAATAAGATAAAAGGCCTGTCGTTTGTTGTCAACGACGTGGAGATCTCTAACTTGGGCTACGGCGGGAAATACGGCTATGGGTATGGTAAGACCCAGAAAAAATGGTGGAAGTTTTAG
- a CDS encoding DegT/DnrJ/EryC1/StrS family aminotransferase — protein sequence MGGSEEAYVQEAFDTNWVAPLGPNVNQFEQAIADYVNEGVHVAALSSGTAAIHLALQLLGVSRGDEVLCQSFTFSASANPILYLGATPVFVDSEQDTWNLSPEILEKAILDRMANGKKPKAIVAVHLYGMPYKTDEISRIAENYGIPIVEDSAEALGSAVSGQKCGSFGDIGIFSFNGNKIITTSGGGALLSKSENVKKKAVFLATQARDDAPHYQHSSIGYNYRMSNVLAGIGRGQMEVLDDRVTARRKNHNFYQSHLGQLPEIEFLKEPDGFYSNRWLTCVLTPSFEYREKLRLALLDQNIESRPLWKPMHLQPIFKKYPSYSDGTSEKLFDRGLCLPSGSNLSQNDLERIVEIILKNQ from the coding sequence ATGGGCGGGTCTGAAGAGGCCTACGTCCAAGAGGCTTTCGATACCAACTGGGTCGCTCCCTTGGGCCCGAATGTAAACCAGTTTGAGCAGGCTATCGCCGATTACGTCAACGAAGGTGTGCATGTGGCCGCCCTCAGTTCGGGTACGGCCGCCATTCATCTGGCGCTTCAGTTGCTGGGCGTGTCTCGGGGCGACGAAGTGCTTTGCCAAAGTTTTACCTTCTCCGCATCGGCCAACCCCATTTTATATCTCGGGGCTACCCCTGTTTTCGTGGATAGTGAACAGGACACTTGGAACCTTTCCCCCGAAATCTTGGAAAAAGCGATTTTGGACCGGATGGCCAATGGGAAAAAGCCGAAGGCGATTGTCGCGGTACATTTATATGGAATGCCTTATAAAACTGATGAAATCTCTAGAATCGCCGAGAATTACGGAATTCCCATAGTCGAAGATAGCGCCGAGGCTTTAGGGAGCGCCGTAAGCGGACAAAAGTGCGGTAGTTTTGGCGATATCGGGATCTTCTCCTTCAATGGGAACAAAATTATAACGACCTCGGGTGGCGGTGCGCTTTTATCAAAAAGTGAAAATGTAAAAAAGAAAGCGGTCTTTTTGGCGACCCAGGCCAGGGACGATGCCCCACACTATCAACACTCTTCCATCGGTTATAACTATAGGATGAGCAACGTGCTGGCCGGTATCGGTCGCGGTCAAATGGAGGTGCTTGACGACCGGGTGACCGCCCGTAGAAAAAACCATAACTTTTACCAATCACATTTGGGCCAGTTACCCGAAATCGAATTTTTGAAAGAGCCCGACGGATTTTACTCCAATCGTTGGTTGACCTGCGTGCTTACGCCCTCATTTGAATACCGGGAAAAATTACGCCTGGCTCTTTTGGATCAAAATATAGAATCGCGACCGCTTTGGAAGCCGATGCATTTACAGCCAATCTTCAAAAAGTATCCCTCGTACAGTGACGGAACCTCTGAAAAATTATTCGATCGGGGACTTTGTCTTCCGAGCGGTTCGAACCTGTCGCAAAACGATTTGGAAAGAATCGTCGAAATTATCCTAAAAAACCAATAA
- a CDS encoding polysaccharide biosynthesis protein, whose translation MIKEYLVSNAHRYASKWLVLVIDVCMISVSFVLSYLIRFNLTLDFDIDKLFIQLPIIALISAVAFVFTGSHKGVVRHTGVRDVYNIFNAICLSSILLITIVLLNREMGILNDFTVPLGIIIIHSLLSFIALTASRYVFKSLYDNLMAQGFKSNRNVLIYGAGESGILTQNALANHTKSKVRVVGYVDEDEKKVGKSINGLKVFSRAVLNRNFLVKNRISEVIFSMQNIDPKRLKDLVESLVDFPVQVKIVPPVEQWINGKLQVSQIKQIQIEDLLNRAPISIRNSKISKEVKDKVVLVTGGAGSIGSEIVRQVCTYDYKALIIIDQSESELYNLQQELKQNGYHNYLPIVGDVRDKNRLNNIFQEHRPDIVFHAAAYKHVPLMEYNSYEAIKINIAGTKVVADLALSHNTDKFIFISTDKAVNPTNVMGATKRIAEMYIACMQQQGKTKFITTRFGNVLGSNGSVIPLFKKQIDKGGPLTVTHEEVTRYFMTIPEASQLVLEAGAMGDGGEIFIFDMGESVKIFDLAKNMIKLSGLRYPEDINIKITGLRPGEKLYEELLANGENTLPTYHKKIMISKSRTFDYTLIRSKIDELCVSNMFFNGSTISLMKEIVPEYISNNSELCSFDKKKPKVKSERSLKKVL comes from the coding sequence ATGATCAAAGAGTATTTGGTTAGCAATGCCCATAGGTACGCGTCTAAGTGGCTCGTACTGGTGATCGACGTGTGTATGATTTCCGTTTCTTTTGTGCTATCATATCTCATCCGCTTCAATCTGACCCTGGATTTCGATATTGACAAGCTGTTCATTCAGTTGCCCATTATAGCCCTGATCTCTGCGGTGGCCTTTGTATTTACGGGTTCCCACAAAGGCGTCGTACGCCATACAGGGGTTCGGGACGTGTACAACATTTTTAATGCCATCTGCCTATCGAGCATCCTATTGATTACCATAGTGCTGTTGAATCGCGAGATGGGTATCCTCAACGATTTTACCGTACCCCTGGGCATCATCATCATCCATAGTCTCCTGTCCTTTATCGCGCTGACGGCATCCCGGTACGTTTTTAAATCACTGTACGACAATCTGATGGCGCAAGGCTTTAAATCCAACCGGAACGTTCTGATTTACGGGGCGGGCGAATCGGGAATTTTGACCCAAAACGCCTTGGCCAACCACACCAAGAGCAAGGTCAGGGTAGTGGGATATGTGGATGAGGATGAAAAAAAAGTCGGGAAGTCCATCAACGGGTTAAAGGTATTTTCAAGGGCAGTGCTGAACCGTAACTTTTTGGTTAAAAATCGAATATCCGAGGTTATTTTTTCCATGCAGAACATCGACCCAAAGCGATTGAAAGATCTTGTGGAGAGCTTGGTCGATTTTCCCGTGCAGGTGAAGATCGTGCCCCCGGTCGAACAATGGATCAATGGTAAATTACAGGTGTCTCAAATAAAACAGATTCAGATCGAGGACCTGTTGAACAGGGCGCCGATCAGCATACGGAACTCCAAAATATCGAAAGAGGTCAAGGATAAGGTGGTTCTGGTGACCGGGGGCGCAGGATCTATAGGCAGTGAAATAGTAAGGCAGGTCTGTACCTACGACTATAAGGCCCTGATCATCATCGATCAGTCCGAATCCGAGTTGTATAACTTGCAACAAGAACTGAAGCAGAATGGATACCATAATTATTTACCTATCGTAGGGGATGTTAGGGACAAAAATCGGCTCAATAACATTTTTCAAGAACATCGGCCCGACATCGTGTTCCACGCCGCCGCCTATAAGCATGTGCCCTTGATGGAATATAACTCATACGAGGCCATAAAAATCAATATTGCAGGTACCAAGGTGGTGGCCGATCTGGCCCTTAGCCATAATACCGACAAGTTTATATTTATCTCTACCGATAAGGCGGTCAACCCCACCAACGTGATGGGAGCCACAAAGCGCATCGCCGAGATGTACATCGCCTGTATGCAGCAGCAGGGGAAGACGAAATTTATCACCACCCGTTTCGGCAATGTCCTGGGCTCCAACGGCTCTGTGATTCCCTTGTTCAAAAAACAGATCGATAAAGGGGGGCCGTTGACAGTGACCCACGAAGAGGTGACCCGCTATTTTATGACCATTCCCGAAGCTTCGCAACTGGTATTGGAAGCCGGGGCCATGGGCGATGGGGGCGAAATCTTTATTTTTGATATGGGCGAATCGGTGAAGATATTCGACCTGGCCAAAAATATGATCAAGTTGTCGGGACTTCGCTATCCCGAAGACATCAATATTAAAATAACCGGATTACGTCCCGGGGAAAAATTGTACGAAGAGCTGCTGGCCAATGGGGAAAATACCTTGCCCACGTATCACAAGAAAATTATGATCAGTAAGAGCCGGACGTTTGACTATACCCTGATCCGGTCGAAAATTGATGAACTCTGCGTTTCCAACATGTTCTTCAACGGCAGTACAATTAGTCTAATGAAGGAAATTGTTCCCGAATACATCTCCAATAATTCCGAGCTTTGTTCGTTTGATAAAAAGAAACCGAAGGTCAAGAGCGAACGTTCCCTTAAGAAAGTATTATAA
- a CDS encoding nucleotide sugar dehydrogenase, whose protein sequence is MKKVSKICCIGAGYVGGPTMSVIANQCPEIQVTVVDINQERIDDWNDEDLDKLPIYEPGLKEIVGANRGKNLFFSTEVDKAIDEAEIVFISVNTPTKTYGKGKGQAADLKFVELCARNIAKVAKTDKIVVEKSTLPVRTASAIKSILENTGNGVNFEILSNPEFLAEGTAVDDLLNADRVLIGGDDTPSGQEAKNILSSIYEHWLPKERILQTNVWSSELSKLVANAFLAQRVSSINAISALCERTDANVAEVSRAIGTDSRIGPKFLNASVGFGGSCFQKDILNLVYIARSFGLQEVADYWEQVIIMNDYQKKRFADHIISTLYNTVSGKKIAFFGWAFKKDTNDTRESAAIYVADALLEERAEITVYDPKVSEDRIYADLDELGTRSPEENRRLLKVVKDPMEAAEEAHAIALLTEWDEFKEYDWNTIYEKMLKPAFVFDGRRMLSKAEMEEKGFQYYKIGQS, encoded by the coding sequence GTGAAAAAAGTCAGTAAAATTTGTTGTATCGGCGCCGGCTATGTCGGTGGACCTACCATGTCAGTGATTGCCAACCAATGTCCCGAAATACAGGTCACCGTGGTGGACATCAACCAAGAGCGCATCGACGATTGGAACGATGAGGATCTGGACAAGCTGCCTATTTACGAGCCGGGACTCAAGGAAATCGTAGGGGCCAACCGTGGCAAAAACCTGTTTTTTTCTACGGAGGTCGATAAAGCCATCGATGAGGCGGAAATCGTTTTTATATCGGTCAACACGCCGACCAAAACCTACGGAAAAGGCAAAGGCCAGGCGGCCGATCTAAAATTTGTGGAGCTTTGCGCACGGAATATCGCCAAGGTCGCCAAGACGGATAAAATCGTAGTCGAGAAATCTACGCTGCCGGTACGAACCGCAAGCGCCATCAAGAGCATCCTTGAAAATACGGGCAACGGTGTGAATTTTGAAATACTGTCCAATCCAGAATTTTTAGCCGAGGGTACCGCTGTGGACGATCTATTGAACGCCGACCGGGTACTTATTGGTGGGGATGATACCCCATCGGGACAGGAAGCCAAGAATATTCTAAGCTCCATTTACGAACATTGGCTTCCGAAAGAACGTATATTACAGACAAACGTATGGTCTTCGGAACTTTCCAAACTGGTTGCCAATGCCTTTTTGGCCCAACGGGTTTCCTCCATCAACGCGATTTCCGCGCTCTGTGAACGAACCGATGCCAATGTTGCGGAAGTTTCCCGCGCCATAGGTACCGATAGCCGGATAGGACCGAAATTCCTGAACGCTTCCGTTGGGTTCGGCGGATCATGCTTTCAGAAAGACATCCTTAACCTGGTCTATATCGCCCGGAGTTTCGGCCTGCAGGAAGTGGCGGACTATTGGGAGCAGGTCATCATTATGAACGACTACCAGAAAAAACGCTTTGCCGACCATATCATCTCTACCCTTTATAATACGGTGTCCGGCAAAAAAATCGCTTTCTTTGGATGGGCCTTTAAAAAAGACACCAACGATACCCGGGAATCGGCAGCTATATATGTAGCGGATGCCCTATTGGAGGAACGCGCCGAAATCACGGTCTATGATCCAAAAGTTTCGGAAGACCGTATCTATGCCGACCTTGATGAGTTGGGCACCCGATCACCAGAGGAGAATCGACGCCTTTTGAAGGTTGTAAAGGACCCCATGGAAGCTGCCGAGGAAGCCCATGCCATCGCCCTGCTGACGGAATGGGACGAGTTTAAGGAATACGATTGGAATACCATTTACGAAAAAATGTTAAAACCCGCCTTTGTTTTCGATGGCCGGCGTATGTTGTCGAAAGCAGAAATGGAAGAAAAAGGCTTCCAATACTATAAGATCGGACAATCATGA
- a CDS encoding UDP-glucuronic acid decarboxylase family protein, whose amino-acid sequence MKRILITGAAGFLGSHLCDRFIKEDYHVIAMDNLITGDLRNLEHLFKLSNFEFYHHDVTTFVHVAGELDYILHFASPASPIDYLKIPIQTLKVGALGTHNLLGLAKDKKARILIASTSEIYGDPLVHPQTEDYYGNVNTIGPRGVYDEAKRFMESITMAYHRFHGVETRIVRIFNTYGPRMRLNDGRVIPAFIGQALRGEDLTVFGDGSQTRSFCYVDDEIEGIYRLLLSDHAHPVNIGNPHEITIRDFAEEIVRLTGTDQKVVYKPLPKDDPMQRQPDISKAKELLGWEPKVSREEGMKKTYEYFKSLPQEELYKKEHKDFKKYNRK is encoded by the coding sequence TTGAAACGAATACTGATTACAGGAGCGGCCGGATTTTTGGGCTCCCACCTCTGCGACCGGTTTATTAAAGAAGACTATCATGTCATCGCTATGGATAATCTGATTACCGGTGACCTGCGCAACTTGGAACATCTTTTTAAGCTATCGAACTTCGAGTTCTATCATCACGATGTGACCACGTTTGTACATGTGGCGGGGGAGTTGGATTATATCTTGCATTTTGCCTCTCCCGCGAGTCCCATCGACTATCTAAAGATTCCCATCCAGACCTTGAAAGTCGGGGCCTTGGGGACCCATAATCTTTTGGGGTTGGCCAAAGATAAAAAGGCCCGCATCCTCATCGCTTCTACCTCCGAAATTTATGGGGATCCCCTGGTGCATCCGCAGACGGAAGACTATTACGGAAATGTGAACACCATCGGGCCGCGCGGGGTTTACGACGAGGCCAAACGCTTTATGGAATCCATTACCATGGCCTACCATCGTTTTCACGGGGTGGAAACCCGGATTGTACGGATATTTAATACGTACGGACCCCGAATGCGCCTGAACGACGGGCGGGTCATCCCGGCATTTATTGGACAGGCCTTGAGGGGCGAAGACCTCACCGTTTTCGGGGATGGCAGCCAAACCCGCTCTTTTTGTTACGTGGATGATGAAATCGAAGGTATTTACCGCTTGCTCTTAAGTGATCACGCCCATCCCGTAAATATCGGAAATCCGCATGAGATTACCATTAGGGATTTTGCCGAGGAAATTGTTAGACTAACGGGCACCGATCAAAAAGTGGTCTACAAGCCGTTGCCGAAAGATGACCCCATGCAGCGACAGCCCGATATCTCAAAGGCCAAGGAGCTTTTGGGATGGGAGCCCAAGGTATCCCGCGAGGAGGGAATGAAAAAGACCTACGAGTACTTTAAATCCCTTCCGCAAGAAGAATTGTATAAAAAGGAACACAAAGATTTTAAAAAGTACAATAGAAAATAG